From the Rhodanobacter soli genome, one window contains:
- a CDS encoding BlaI/MecI/CopY family transcriptional regulator has translation MRKPSIGDQELALLHHIDECGSASVGEVAASFGEPRGLARSTVLTMMERLRGKGYLKRRQLKGMFRYSTATGPGEVMRSAVGSFVEKTLSGSVSPFVAWMSERAEVSDTELAELEALVAQLQSRRKES, from the coding sequence ATGCGCAAACCCTCCATCGGCGACCAGGAACTGGCGCTGCTGCATCACATCGACGAATGTGGCTCTGCCTCGGTAGGCGAGGTGGCGGCGAGCTTCGGCGAGCCGCGCGGCCTGGCCCGCTCCACCGTGTTGACCATGATGGAGCGCCTGCGCGGCAAGGGCTATCTCAAACGCCGGCAGCTCAAGGGCATGTTCCGCTACAGCACCGCCACCGGTCCGGGCGAGGTGATGCGCAGCGCCGTGGGCAGCTTCGTCGAGAAAACGCTGAGCGGCTCGGTGTCGCCGTTCGTGGCCTGGATGTCGGAGCGTGCCGAGGTCTCCGATACCGAGCTGGCCGAGCTCGAGGCGCTGGTGGCGCAGCTGCAATCGCGGCGCAAGGAGTCGTGA
- a CDS encoding ribonucleotide-diphosphate reductase subunit beta, which produces MSAQPICNAHILDPGFELTLRPMRYPDFYEMYRNAIKNTWTVEEVDFSMDTRDLNTKMSAADRHLIQRLVAFFATGDTIVSNNLVLNLYQHINAPEARMYLSRQLYEEALHVQFYLTLLDTYIPDPAERNGAFAAIETIPSIRQKGAFCFKWIDSIQDLRRLETRDHRRQFLLNLICFAACIEGLFFYAAFAYVYYLRSRGLLHGLAAGTNWVFRDESGHMAFAFEVVRTVRAQEPELFDDAMRAQVEEMMEDAIACETQFAEDVLSGGVAGMSVKDMRQYLEYCADQRFAQLDMPKKYGAKNPFDFMDLQDVQELANFFERRVSAYQVGVQGEVAFDMAF; this is translated from the coding sequence ATGTCCGCCCAACCCATCTGCAACGCCCACATCCTCGACCCCGGCTTCGAACTCACCCTGCGCCCAATGCGCTACCCCGACTTCTACGAGATGTACCGCAACGCGATCAAGAACACCTGGACCGTCGAGGAGGTGGATTTCTCGATGGATACGCGCGACCTCAACACGAAGATGTCCGCCGCCGACCGTCACTTGATCCAGCGCCTGGTGGCGTTCTTCGCCACCGGCGACACCATCGTGTCGAACAACCTGGTGCTGAACCTGTACCAGCACATCAACGCACCGGAAGCGCGCATGTACCTGTCGCGCCAGTTGTACGAGGAAGCGCTGCACGTGCAGTTCTACCTCACCCTTCTGGACACCTATATCCCCGACCCCGCCGAGCGCAACGGCGCGTTCGCGGCGATCGAGACGATCCCGTCGATCCGGCAGAAGGGCGCGTTCTGCTTCAAGTGGATCGACTCGATCCAGGACCTGCGCCGGCTGGAGACGCGCGACCATCGCCGCCAGTTCCTGCTCAACCTGATCTGCTTCGCCGCCTGCATCGAGGGGTTGTTCTTCTACGCCGCGTTCGCCTACGTCTACTACCTGCGCTCGCGCGGCCTGCTGCACGGCCTCGCCGCCGGCACCAACTGGGTGTTCCGCGACGAGAGCGGGCACATGGCGTTCGCGTTCGAAGTGGTGCGCACCGTGCGTGCGCAGGAACCGGAACTGTTCGACGACGCCATGCGCGCGCAGGTCGAGGAGATGATGGAGGACGCGATCGCCTGCGAGACCCAGTTCGCCGAGGACGTGCTGTCCGGCGGCGTCGCCGGCATGTCGGTGAAGGACATGCGCCAGTACCTGGAATACTGCGCCGACCAGCGTTTCGCCCAGCTCGACATGCCGAAAAAGTACGGCGCGAAGAACCCGTTCGACTTCATGGACCTGCAGGACGTGCAGGAACTGGCCAACTTCTTCGAGCGCCGCGTCTCGGCCTACCAGGTCGGCGTGCAGGGCGAGGTGGCGTTCGACATGGCGTTCTGA
- a CDS encoding TonB-dependent receptor translates to MTTPIRVRVLPFAIASLLAMAPLAAQNITTSGVSGRVLDANGQPVTGATVTIVHQPTGTTKEVTTDADGRYAAQGLRVGGPFEISATKTGMAAVEQNDVFLQLGQPSSINLSMGAGEQQARNLGAVTVSASTLAQTFSSDNKGLSTNISQRQLQATPQGNRSIDDVVRLDPRVTVTDQGTGAISASGMNNRYNNIAVDGVTQGDPFGLNANGLPYQKSPISPETIAEYNISTANYDTSSDVVGADVNAVTKSGTNQFHGAVYYAYRNANHLVGDAGWLPSDNPGYHYKGYQKDTTYGFNVGGPIIKDKLFFFISAEHEKTTGIGADSANGLDDSLGNGPSTSNKVSPGDLQKIIDAAKQLGLTPGTFGGPTGLTYDDKRYLGKIDWNITNNHRASFTFQRTKELLPAVGGNSPNSVGLTSYTYTKTITTNNYVAHLFDDWTDSFSTEAKVGFQKFVQDTAAPWQQPAVNVNLSPTGKGPSVNLGEERFRHYNHIDTKKFSVFLAGTYYAGDHAIKGGIDYQSNKINNLFGQTEFGQYNFWGIDNFAAGNYNSYILFHPAPGYTLNDIAGKWTYSQYSPFLQDTWQVNEQLSVQYGVRVDIPHSSAPPVYNAAFEQAFGYPNNYTVGSRNRVVEPRLSFNYLFDSSYKTQLRGGVGLFQTSPPTVWMTNPYQNNGITLLSYNTFDPSQAAFSPDPFNQNIPAGGGAGSIDTIAKDFRLPTVWKASLALDRELPWWGLTASAEYQHIQVRDGILYQAVNFGAPTGVLPDGREQFWKMPGEAPVSKDALANQNRAFSTQSTLLTNTHKGKSDSLTLALNKPFSANWFGNLSLTFNHATDVDPGTDTIAYNGYQRVARLNPNSNVEATSNYNVAKTLKASLTWQHAFFGDYQTQVSAFYSGHTGTPYTWVFSNDANGDSVSGWDPAYIPAINDPKVAYAAGTSQQLIDQFQAFLASEKYLNAHRGQIANRNGARTAWVNELDMSFSQELPGIFKGNKGELRLDVYNFLNLLNKDWGQVSNTGIYPTRNLASYAGVNAQGQYVYTLPTDKSGNYQPQQLQVYDGGFYDPSRVVSRWSAMLTLRYTF, encoded by the coding sequence ATGACTACTCCCATCCGCGTCAGAGTGCTGCCGTTCGCCATCGCCTCGTTGCTGGCCATGGCGCCGCTCGCTGCCCAGAACATCACCACGTCCGGCGTCAGCGGTCGTGTGCTGGACGCTAATGGCCAGCCCGTGACGGGCGCCACGGTGACGATCGTGCACCAGCCGACCGGCACCACCAAGGAGGTGACCACCGACGCCGATGGCCGCTACGCGGCGCAAGGGCTGCGCGTGGGCGGTCCGTTCGAGATCTCCGCGACCAAGACCGGCATGGCCGCGGTGGAGCAGAACGACGTGTTCCTGCAGCTGGGCCAGCCCTCGTCGATCAACCTGAGCATGGGCGCCGGCGAGCAGCAGGCGCGCAACCTCGGTGCGGTCACCGTGAGCGCCTCGACCTTGGCGCAGACCTTTTCCTCGGACAACAAAGGGCTGTCGACCAACATCTCGCAGCGCCAGCTGCAGGCGACTCCGCAGGGCAACCGCTCGATCGACGACGTGGTGCGCCTGGACCCGCGCGTCACCGTGACCGACCAGGGCACCGGCGCGATCTCCGCCTCCGGCATGAACAACCGCTACAACAACATCGCCGTCGACGGCGTGACCCAGGGCGATCCGTTCGGCCTGAACGCAAACGGCCTGCCCTACCAGAAGTCGCCGATCTCGCCCGAGACGATCGCCGAATACAACATTTCCACCGCCAACTACGACACGTCTTCCGACGTGGTCGGTGCCGACGTCAACGCGGTGACCAAGTCCGGCACCAACCAGTTCCATGGCGCGGTGTACTACGCCTACCGCAACGCCAACCACCTGGTCGGCGACGCCGGCTGGCTGCCCAGCGACAATCCGGGCTACCACTACAAGGGCTACCAGAAGGACACCACCTACGGCTTCAACGTCGGCGGCCCGATCATCAAGGACAAGCTGTTCTTCTTCATCTCGGCCGAGCACGAGAAGACCACCGGCATCGGCGCCGACTCGGCCAACGGGCTGGACGACTCGCTGGGCAACGGCCCGTCCACCAGCAACAAGGTTTCCCCGGGCGACCTGCAGAAGATCATCGACGCGGCCAAGCAACTGGGCCTGACCCCGGGCACGTTCGGCGGCCCGACCGGACTGACCTACGACGACAAGCGCTACCTCGGCAAGATCGACTGGAACATCACCAACAACCACCGCGCCAGCTTCACCTTCCAGCGCACCAAGGAGTTGTTGCCTGCGGTGGGCGGCAACAGTCCGAACAGCGTGGGCCTGACCAGCTACACCTATACCAAGACGATCACCACCAACAACTACGTCGCCCATCTGTTCGACGACTGGACCGACAGCTTCTCCACCGAAGCCAAGGTCGGCTTCCAGAAGTTCGTCCAGGACACCGCCGCGCCCTGGCAGCAGCCGGCGGTGAACGTGAACCTTTCGCCGACCGGCAAGGGCCCGTCGGTGAACCTGGGCGAGGAGCGCTTCCGCCACTACAACCACATCGATACGAAGAAGTTCAGCGTGTTCCTCGCCGGCACCTATTACGCCGGCGACCATGCGATCAAGGGCGGCATCGATTACCAGAGCAACAAGATCAACAACCTGTTCGGGCAGACCGAATTCGGCCAGTACAACTTCTGGGGCATCGACAACTTCGCCGCCGGCAACTACAACTCGTACATCCTGTTCCACCCGGCGCCCGGCTACACGCTCAACGACATCGCCGGCAAGTGGACGTACAGCCAGTACAGCCCGTTCCTGCAGGACACCTGGCAGGTCAACGAGCAGCTGTCGGTGCAATACGGCGTGCGCGTGGACATCCCGCATTCCAGCGCCCCGCCGGTCTACAACGCCGCGTTCGAACAGGCTTTCGGCTACCCGAACAACTACACGGTGGGCTCGCGCAACCGCGTGGTCGAGCCGCGCCTGTCGTTCAACTACCTGTTCGACAGCAGCTACAAGACCCAGCTGCGCGGCGGCGTCGGCCTGTTCCAGACCTCGCCGCCCACGGTGTGGATGACCAACCCGTACCAGAACAACGGCATCACCCTGCTCTCCTACAACACGTTCGATCCATCGCAGGCGGCATTCAGTCCGGATCCGTTCAACCAGAACATCCCGGCCGGCGGTGGCGCCGGCTCGATCGATACCATCGCCAAGGACTTCCGCCTGCCCACCGTGTGGAAGGCCAGCCTGGCGCTGGATCGCGAGTTGCCGTGGTGGGGCCTGACCGCGTCGGCCGAGTACCAGCACATCCAGGTACGCGACGGCATCCTCTACCAGGCGGTGAACTTCGGCGCACCCACGGGCGTGCTGCCGGACGGCCGCGAGCAGTTCTGGAAGATGCCAGGCGAGGCGCCGGTCTCGAAAGACGCGCTGGCCAACCAGAACCGCGCCTTCAGCACGCAGTCGACCCTGCTCACCAATACCCACAAGGGCAAGTCGGATAGCCTCACCCTGGCGCTGAACAAGCCCTTCTCGGCGAACTGGTTCGGCAACCTCAGCCTGACCTTCAACCATGCCACCGACGTCGACCCGGGCACCGACACGATCGCCTACAACGGCTACCAGCGCGTCGCCCGGCTGAACCCGAACTCCAACGTCGAGGCCACCTCCAACTACAACGTGGCCAAGACGCTGAAGGCCTCGCTGACCTGGCAGCATGCGTTCTTCGGCGACTACCAGACGCAGGTGTCGGCGTTCTACAGCGGCCACACCGGCACGCCGTACACCTGGGTGTTCAGCAACGACGCCAACGGCGACAGCGTCTCCGGCTGGGATCCGGCCTACATCCCGGCGATCAACGACCCGAAGGTCGCCTACGCCGCGGGCACCAGCCAGCAGCTGATCGACCAGTTCCAGGCCTTCCTTGCCAGCGAGAAGTACCTGAACGCCCACCGCGGGCAGATCGCCAACCGCAACGGCGCCCGCACCGCCTGGGTGAACGAGCTGGACATGAGCTTCTCGCAGGAGCTGCCCGGCATCTTCAAGGGCAACAAGGGCGAGTTGCGCCTGGACGTGTACAACTTCCTCAACCTGCTGAACAAGGACTGGGGCCAGGTAAGCAACACCGGCATCTACCCGACCCGCAACCTCGCCAGCTACGCCGGCGTGAACGCGCAGGGCCAGTACGTGTACACGCTGCCCACCGACAAGAGCGGCAACTACCAGCCGCAGCAGCTGCAGGTCTACGACGGCGGCTTCTACGACCCCAGCCGCGTGGTGTCGCGCTGGTCGGCGATGCTGACGCTGCGCTACACGTTCTGA
- the glnK gene encoding P-II family nitrogen regulator: protein MKLVVAIIKPFKLDDVREALAEVGVQGITVTEVKGFGRQKGHTELYRGAEYVVDFLPKIKLEVAVADDQLDRVLEAIQNSARTGKIGDGKIFVSTLEQVIRIRTGELDLDAL, encoded by the coding sequence ATGAAGCTGGTCGTGGCGATCATCAAGCCATTCAAGCTGGACGATGTGCGTGAAGCGCTGGCCGAAGTCGGCGTACAGGGCATCACGGTCACCGAAGTGAAGGGTTTCGGCCGCCAGAAAGGCCACACCGAGCTGTATCGCGGTGCCGAGTACGTGGTCGACTTCCTGCCCAAGATCAAGCTGGAAGTGGCGGTCGCCGACGACCAGCTCGACCGCGTGCTGGAAGCGATCCAGAACTCCGCCCGCACCGGCAAGATCGGCGACGGCAAGATCTTCGTCAGCACGCTGGAACAGGTAATCCGCATCCGCACCGGCGAGTTGGATCTCGACGCCCTGTAA
- a CDS encoding ribonucleoside-diphosphate reductase subunit alpha, whose amino-acid sequence MQPLDTTEGERTIARAASPAAIGETPAPETAFALTPPHNPAQMRVTKRNGGQETVDVNKIVRAVTRSAEGLHGVDPLRVALKTIGGLYDGATTQELDQLSIRTAAGLTAEEPEYGQLAARLLGAYIDKEVSGQEIQSFSQSIARGAELGILNARLRDFVAANARKLNDAIDPLATRRFEYFGLRTVYDRYLLRHPQQRFVIETPQHFFMRIACALGGNEIGETLELYRLLSSLEYIASSPTLFNAGTAHEQLSSCYLLDSPVDSLESIYDKYADVAKLSKFAGGIGLAYSRVRSRGSLIRGTNGHSNGLLPWLKTLDASVAAVNQGGKRKGAACVYLESWHADIEDFLELRDNTGDDARRAHNLNIANWIPDEFMRRVENDGGWSLFDPKVVPHFVDSWGEAFDVAYRKAEADGLAVKTVKARELYARMMRTLAQTGNGWMTFKDRCNATSNQTAKPENVIHLSNLCTEILEVSSATETAVCNLGSVNLARHVVRAADGSHAFDFDQLAATVRAAVRQLNRVIDLNYYPIETARTANIKWRPVGLGVMGLQDVFFKLRLPFDSAEALALSTRIAEEIYFNALSQSCELAETEGAHPGFAESRAANGELQFDHWPSAMPHDDARWNALRERIKQHGLRNSLLIAIAPTATIASIAGCYECIEPQVSNLFKRETLSGDFLQVNRYLADELKTLGLWTSDIRDAIKLAEGSIQGIAAIPERLRQIYRTVWELPQKSLIDLAASRGAYIDQSQSLNLFMENPNIGQLSSMYMYAWKAGIKTTYYLRSRPATKIAKTTVSAVPNQAEAAAAVFCSLENPEYCEACQ is encoded by the coding sequence ATGCAACCCCTCGATACCACCGAAGGCGAGCGCACCATCGCGCGCGCCGCTTCGCCCGCCGCCATCGGCGAAACGCCCGCACCCGAAACCGCGTTCGCACTGACCCCGCCGCACAACCCTGCGCAGATGCGCGTGACCAAGCGCAACGGCGGCCAGGAAACCGTCGACGTCAACAAGATCGTGCGCGCGGTGACGCGCAGCGCCGAAGGCCTGCACGGCGTCGATCCGCTGCGCGTGGCGCTGAAGACCATCGGCGGCCTGTACGACGGCGCCACCACGCAGGAACTCGACCAGCTTTCCATCCGCACCGCCGCCGGCCTGACCGCCGAGGAACCCGAATACGGCCAGCTCGCCGCCCGGTTGCTCGGCGCCTACATCGACAAGGAAGTCAGCGGCCAGGAAATCCAGAGTTTCTCGCAGTCGATCGCGCGCGGTGCCGAACTCGGCATCCTCAACGCCCGCCTGCGCGATTTCGTGGCCGCCAACGCACGCAAGCTCAACGACGCGATCGACCCGCTGGCCACCCGCCGCTTCGAATACTTCGGCCTGCGCACGGTGTACGACCGCTACCTGCTGCGCCATCCGCAGCAGCGCTTCGTGATCGAGACGCCGCAGCATTTCTTCATGCGCATCGCCTGCGCGCTGGGCGGCAACGAGATCGGCGAAACGCTCGAACTCTACCGCTTGCTGTCGTCGCTGGAATACATCGCCAGCTCGCCCACCCTGTTCAACGCCGGCACCGCGCACGAGCAGTTGAGTTCTTGCTACCTGCTCGACTCGCCGGTCGATTCGCTGGAGTCGATATACGACAAGTACGCCGACGTGGCCAAGCTCAGCAAGTTCGCCGGCGGCATCGGCCTGGCCTATTCGCGGGTGCGTTCGCGCGGCTCGCTGATCCGCGGCACCAACGGCCACTCGAATGGTCTGCTGCCGTGGCTGAAGACGCTGGATGCGTCGGTCGCCGCGGTGAACCAGGGCGGCAAGCGCAAGGGCGCGGCCTGCGTCTACCTGGAATCGTGGCATGCCGACATCGAGGATTTCCTCGAACTGCGCGACAACACCGGCGACGATGCCCGCCGCGCGCACAACCTCAACATCGCGAACTGGATTCCCGACGAATTCATGCGCCGGGTCGAGAACGACGGCGGGTGGTCATTGTTCGACCCCAAAGTGGTACCGCACTTTGTCGACAGCTGGGGCGAGGCGTTCGATGTTGCGTATCGCAAGGCCGAAGCCGATGGCCTCGCCGTGAAAACCGTGAAGGCACGTGAGCTGTACGCCCGCATGATGCGTACGCTGGCGCAGACCGGCAACGGCTGGATGACGTTCAAGGACCGCTGCAACGCCACCAGCAACCAGACGGCCAAACCGGAAAACGTGATCCACCTTTCCAACCTGTGCACCGAGATCCTGGAAGTGAGTTCGGCGACCGAGACGGCGGTGTGCAACCTGGGCTCAGTGAACCTGGCGCGGCACGTCGTCCGCGCCGCCGATGGGAGCCATGCGTTCGACTTCGACCAGCTCGCCGCCACCGTGCGCGCTGCGGTGCGCCAGCTCAACCGGGTAATCGACCTCAACTACTATCCGATCGAGACCGCGCGTACCGCCAACATCAAGTGGCGCCCGGTCGGGCTCGGCGTGATGGGCCTGCAGGACGTGTTCTTCAAGCTGCGGCTGCCGTTCGATTCGGCCGAGGCACTGGCGCTGTCCACGCGCATCGCCGAGGAGATCTACTTCAACGCCCTGTCGCAGTCGTGCGAACTGGCCGAGACCGAAGGCGCACACCCCGGCTTCGCCGAAAGCCGCGCCGCGAACGGCGAGCTGCAGTTCGATCATTGGCCAAGCGCCATGCCACACGACGATGCACGCTGGAATGCCTTGCGCGAACGGATCAAGCAGCACGGCCTGCGCAACTCGCTGCTGATCGCGATCGCACCCACCGCCACGATCGCCTCGATCGCCGGCTGCTACGAATGCATCGAGCCGCAGGTATCGAACCTGTTCAAGCGCGAGACGCTGTCCGGCGATTTCCTGCAGGTGAATCGCTATCTGGCCGACGAACTGAAGACGCTGGGACTGTGGACGTCCGACATCCGCGACGCGATCAAGCTGGCGGAAGGTTCGATCCAGGGCATCGCGGCGATCCCCGAACGCCTGCGCCAGATCTACCGCACCGTGTGGGAGCTGCCGCAGAAATCGCTGATCGACCTGGCGGCTTCTCGTGGGGCCTATATCGACCAGAGCCAGTCGCTGAACCTGTTCATGGAAAACCCGAACATCGGCCAGTTGAGCTCGATGTACATGTACGCGTGGAAGGCCGGCATCAAGACCACGTATTACCTGCGCTCGAGGCCGGCCACGAAGATCGCCAAGACCACGGTGTCGGCTGTGCCCAACCAGGCCGAAGCCGCCGCGGCGGTGTTTTGTTCACTCGAGAACCCGGAGTATTGCGAGGCCTGCCAATAG